A window of the Oncorhynchus keta strain PuntledgeMale-10-30-2019 chromosome 21, Oket_V2, whole genome shotgun sequence genome harbors these coding sequences:
- the LOC118400148 gene encoding dolichyl-diphosphooligosaccharide--protein glycosyltransferase subunit 1-like has product MARNIPFFAAPVYLLLITVLCYRVAADGLVNEEVKRTVDLSTHLAKITAEILLSNQGDTAVHNFILAVEPDLAPHLAYVGASVKGDEEEDAMLELKQTTIQGQSGEFYKVQLPSSLGVGAKLRVKVETVLSHILRPFPTHITQAERQLVVFQGNHYLYSPYPTRSQTTRVRLASKTVESYTKLGNPSKSDEAIEYGPFRDVAPFSEDAMKVHYENNTPFLTISSITRIIEVSHWGNIAVEETIDMRHTGAFLKGPFSRYDYQRQSDSGISSVKSFKTILPASAQDVYYRDEIGNISTSHLQILEESVEVEVRPRFPLFGGWKTHYIIGYNLPSYEYLYTLGDQYALKMRLVDHVYDDQVIDSLTVKLILPEGARNIHVETPYPIDRIPDQLHYTYLDTFGRPVLVASKNNLVEQHIQDIVVHYTFNKILMLQEPLLVVGAFYILFFTVIIYVRLDFSITKDPAAEVRMKVASITEQVLTLVNKRLGLYRHMDEVVNRYKQSRDTGALNSGRKTLEADHRTLTNDISSLQARLKTEGSDLADKVGEVQKLDGQVKDLVGRSCQEAERLVAGKVKKEAYIDNEKTLASKRLELVTRIDSLLDTL; this is encoded by the exons ATGGCGCGAAACATCCCCTTCTTCGCCGCACCCGTTTATCTGCTCCTTATCACTGTACTGTGTTATCGAGTGGCTGCGGACGGGCTGGTGAACGAGGAGGTGAAACGAACGGTGGACCTGAGCACGCACCTTGCTAAGATAACAGCAGAGATTCTTCTGTCAAATCAAGGAGACACGGCGGTACATAACTTTATCTTGGCGGTAGAGCCCGACCTGGCCCCCCACCTCGCTTATGTCGGTGCATCG GTGAAGGGTGATGAAGAGGAGGATGCCATGCTTGAGCTCAAGCAAACAACAATCCAAGGTCAAAG TGGGGAGTTTTACAAGGTGCAGTTACCCTCCAGTCTGGGTGTGGGTGCTAAGCTGCGGGTGAAGGTGGAGACTGTCCTGAGCCACATCCTGAGGCCCTTCCCCACCCACATCACCCAGGCTGAGCGTCAGCTGGTGGTGTTCCAGGGTAACCACTACCTGTACTCCCCCTACCCCACCCGCAGCCAGACCACCCGCGTCCGCCTCGCCTCTAAGACTGTGGAGAGCTACACCAAGCTGGGCAACCCCAGCAAGAGCGATGAAGCTATTGAGTATGGCCCCTTCCGTGATGTTGCCCCTTTCAGCGAG GATGCCATGAAGGTCCATTATGAGAACAACACACCCTTCCTCACCATTAGCAGCATCACCCGCATCATCGAAGTCTCCCATTGGGGAAACATTGCTGTGGAAGAGACCATTGACATGAGGCACACCGGTGCATTCCTGAAAGGGCCTTTCTCCCGTTATGACTACCAGCGTCAGTCTGACAGTGGCATCTCATCAGTTAAATCCTTTAAG ACCATCCTTCCTGCATCAGCCCAGGATGTGTACTACCGGGATGAGATCGGCAACATATCCACCTCCCACCTACAGATTCTGGAAGAatctgtggaggtggaggttcgGCCCCGCTTCCCTCTGTTTGGTGGCTGGAAGACCCACTACATTATCGGCTACAATCTGCCCAGCTATGAGTACCTCTACACTCTGG GGGATCAGTATGCTCTGAAGATGAGGCTGGTTGACCATGTATATGATGACCAAGTCATCGACTCCCTCACTGTTAAACTCATACTGCCAGAAGGCGCCAG GAACATCCATGTGGAAACCCCCTACCCCATTGACCGCATTCCAGACCAGCTGCACTACACCTACCTGGACACCTTTGGTCGTCCTGTGCTGGTGGCTTCTAAGAACAATCTGGTGGAGCAGCACATCCAGGATATAGTG GTGCATTATACCTTCAATAAGATCCTGATGCTGCAGGAGCCTCTATTGGTGGTGGGTGCCTTCTACATCCTCTTCTTCACAGTCATCATCTACGTGCGCCTGGACTTCTCCATCACGAAG GACCCTGCTGCAGAGGTTCGTATGAAGGTGGCCTCCATCACAGAGCAGGTCCTGACTCTGGTCAACAAGCGTTTAGGGCTGTACCGCCACATGGATGAGGTGGTGAATCGCTATAAGCAATCCCGAGACACGGGGGCCCTGAACAGCGGCCGCAAGACCCTGGAGGCCGACCACCGCACCCTCACCAACGACATCAGCTCCCTGCAGGCCCGCCTCAAAACAGAGGGCTCCGACCTCGCAGATAAG gtgggtGAGGTGCAGAAGCTGGACGGCCAGGTGAAGGACCTGGTGGGTCGCTCCTGTCAAGAGGCTGAGCGCCTGGTGGCAGGCAAGGTGAAGAAGGAGGCCTACATCGACAACGAGAAGACCCTTGCTAGCAAGAGACTGGAGCTGGTGACGCGCATCGACAGTCTGCTGGACACCCTGTAA